The Acidihalobacter prosperus genomic sequence GGCCGAGCGTATGGTGACATCGCCAACCTGCAGCATGTCGCGCGCCATGCCCGGCGTCGCACGCCGCAGCACGGCACGCAGCCGCGCCACCAGCTCGCGCGGATTGCAGGGCTTGGGCAGATAATCGTCGGCACCGAGCTCCAGCCCGACGATGCGGTCGACATCGTCGCCCTTGGCGGTCAACATGATCACCGGCACCAGCGACTGCTGGCGGATCTGGCGCAGCGATTCCAGGCCGCTCTGCCCCGGCAGCATGATGTCCAGCACCACCGCATCGGCATCACCGGCAAGCGCCTGTTGCGCGCCCTCCTCGCCATTGTGCGCGGCCGCGACCTCGAAGCCCTCGGCCTCGAGGTATTCCGCGAGCATCTCGCACAGCTCCTCGTCGTCGTCGATCAGCAATACACGGTTCATCTTGATATCGGTCCGTCCGTTCCCTGTTGCCCGAAATCATGCTGCCACACCCAGCGCCGCACGGCAGCAGCGCACCGTTCCGATTTACATAGCTTTACCCATTCCACACCCACCTTTGCAGGGCGGGCGCGGATACTGCATCCATCGCAGGACGGCATGACCGGCAAGCATCAGGAAGCCCATCGCCGACATCCCGTCCCGGCGCCAGCTCACGCAATCACCTCAGGCGAGACCCCTAGCTCTCCTCCTGTTTCGGCCCCCTTAGCGGGGCCTTTTTTTTGCGGCGGGGAAAACCCGCCAACGACCGCGCATCTCGCCACTCCCCGACGCAAGCACGCGACATCCGTCTGAACCCGCCAAGTCCGACGTGGTCGATCATTTGTCTTTATGGCACAAAACCGTCACGCAAAAAGGGAGAAGCACGGGATGAATCATCGCCTCAAAAGCATCGCCGCACGAAGCCTGATCGCCTTTCCGCTCACTACCCTCATGGCGCATGCCGCCTGCACGATACCCATCGGCATCGTGCTGCC encodes the following:
- a CDS encoding response regulator transcription factor; this encodes MNRVLLIDDDEELCEMLAEYLEAEGFEVAAAHNGEEGAQQALAGDADAVVLDIMLPGQSGLESLRQIRQQSLVPVIMLTAKGDDVDRIVGLELGADDYLPKPCNPRELVARLRAVLRRATPGMARDMLQVGDVTIRSAERVAEWAGERMALTSTEFNLLETLARQAGRVVSKEELSERVLGHPLSRYDRSVDVHVSNLRRKLGQLPDGRSPIQTVRGIGYQLVAV